The following proteins come from a genomic window of Anabas testudineus chromosome 3, fAnaTes1.2, whole genome shotgun sequence:
- the LOC113174361 gene encoding homeobox-containing protein 1-like isoform X3, with the protein MFQQCEEPRFTIEQIDLLQRLRRTGITQTEVLHALDTLDHLDRQHGHKLTQKPSYIPPSSSLSSSSTAAASSSLTSTATQTSFPDNQLSLSPNNNFDTTSPPLPVTVASPVVMAAVAQNGLVAVANGKLSPPRFPLGVVSGSVTASGYGFEASEEDIDVDDKVEDLMRRDSAVIKEEIKSFLANRRISQAVVAQVTGISQSRISHWLLQQGSDLSEQKKRAFFRWYQLEKNNPGATLAMRATPIPLEDMMDWQQAPPPFSSAPGGFRLRRGSRFTWRKECLAVMESYFSDNQYPDEAKREEIATACNAVIQKPGKKLSDLERVTSLKVYNWFANRRKDIKRRANIAILESHGIEVQSPGGQSNSDEVDGNDFPDQGCDVSLFDKRASARQFGFSRADLSSPTQVPTLLPSWFSALSRGALSGQRSTSLIGRSLVTGAGAQAEGLRLTSVSWSPPSPSLQDEPTINTELSEPQDPVSLEKAAVNHSNQVLASQVDGAGCSMGSDIKTETLEDD; encoded by the exons ATGTTCCAGCAGTGTGAGGAGCCTCGTTTTACCATCGAGCAGATTGACCTCCTCCAGAGGCTACGGAGAACAGGGATCACACAAACAGAGGTCCTCCACGCCCTGGACACTCTGGACCACCTGGACCGGCAACATGGACACAAGTTGACCCAAAAACCCTCCTACATCCCTCCCTcgtcttctttgtcttcttccagCACGGCTGCCGCCTCTTCTTCCCTGACCTCCACCGCCACTCAGACGAGCTTCCCCGACAACCAGCTCTCACTGTCACCTAATAACAACTTTGACACCACTTCACCCCCTCTACCAGTTACGGTAGCTTCACCTGTTGTCatggcagcagtagctcagaATGGTCTAGTCGCAGTCGCCAATGGGAAGCTGTCACCGCCCCGTTTTCCTCTGGGGGTGGTTAGCGGTAGTGTGACAGCATCAGGCTACGGGTTTGAGGCCAGTGAAGAGGACATAGATGTTGATGACAAGGTGGAAGACTTGATGAG GAGGGACAGTGCTGTGATCAAAGAAGAGATTAAGTCATTCCTGGCAAACAGGCGGATCTCCCAGGCTGTGGTCGCTCAAGTAACAG GGATCAGCCAGAGTCGGATCTCCCACTGGCTCTTGCAGCAGGGATCAGACCTCAGTGAACAGAAGAAACGAGCCTTTTTCCGCTGGTACCAACTGGAGAAGAACAACCCTG GTGCCACTCTGGCTATGCGAGCTACCCCAATACCTCTGGAGGACATGATGGACTGGCAACAAGCCCCGCCCCCATTCAGCTCGGCCCCAGGAGGCTTCCGACTGCGACGGGGGAGCAGATTCACCTGGAGGAAGGAGTGTCTGGCTGTTATGGAGAG CTACTTCAGTGATAACCAGTACCCTGATGaagcaaagagagaagagaTCGCCACTGCCTGCAATGCTGTCATTCAGAAACCAG GAAAGAAGCTCTCTGATTTGGAGAGGGTGACTTCTCTGAAAGTCTACAACTGGTTTGCCAACCGCCGTAAAGACATCAAGAGGCGCGCCAACATTG CCATCTTGGAGAGTCACGGCATTGAGGTTCAGAGTCCAGGAGGACAGTCCAACAGCGATGAGGTGGATGGCAATGATTTCCCTGATCAG GGTTGTGATGTGTCCTTATTTGACAAGAGAGCTTCAGCCAGGCAGTTTGGTTTCAGTCGAGCTGATCTCTCCTCTCCAACCCAG GTTCCCACCCTGCTCCCCAGCTGGTTTTCTGCTCTCAGTAGAGGCGCCTTgtctggacagaggagcacctCTCTGATCGGCCGCTCCCTGGTGACAGGAGCAGGTGCTCAGGCAGAAGGTTTGAGATTGACTAGTGTGTCCTGGTCTCCGCCCTCCCCTTCTCTCCAGGATGAACCCACCATTAACACCGAGCTGTCCGAGCCCCAAGACCCAGTCAGCTTGGAGAAggcagctgtcaatcacagcaACCAAGTCCTAGCCAGCCAGGTAGATGGGGCAGGGTGCAGTATGGGGAGTGATATCAAAACAGAAACGCTGGAGGATGACTGA
- the LOC113174361 gene encoding homeobox-containing protein 1-like isoform X2, giving the protein MFQQCEEPRFTIEQIDLLQRLRRTGITQTEVLHALDTLDHLDRQHGHKLTQKPSYIPPSSSLSSSSTAAASSSLTSTATQTSFPDNQLSLSPNNNFDTTSPPLPVTVASPVVMAAVAQNGLVAVANGKLSPPRFPLGVVSGSVTASGYGFEASEEDIDVDDKVEDLMRRDSAVIKEEIKSFLANRRISQAVVAQVTGISQSRISHWLLQQGSDLSEQKKRAFFRWYQLEKNNPGATLAMRATPIPLEDMMDWQQAPPPFSSAPGGFRLRRGSRFTWRKECLAVMESYFSDNQYPDEAKREEIATACNAVIQKPGKKLSDLERVTSLKVYNWFANRRKDIKRRANIAAILESHGIEVQSPGGQSNSDEVDGNDFPDQGCDVSLFDKRASARQFGFSRADLSSPTQVPTLLPSWFSALSRGALSGQRSTSLIGRSLVTGAGAQAEGLRLTSVSWSPPSPSLQDEPTINTELSEPQDPVSLEKAAVNHSNQVLASQVDGAGCSMGSDIKTETLEDD; this is encoded by the exons ATGTTCCAGCAGTGTGAGGAGCCTCGTTTTACCATCGAGCAGATTGACCTCCTCCAGAGGCTACGGAGAACAGGGATCACACAAACAGAGGTCCTCCACGCCCTGGACACTCTGGACCACCTGGACCGGCAACATGGACACAAGTTGACCCAAAAACCCTCCTACATCCCTCCCTcgtcttctttgtcttcttccagCACGGCTGCCGCCTCTTCTTCCCTGACCTCCACCGCCACTCAGACGAGCTTCCCCGACAACCAGCTCTCACTGTCACCTAATAACAACTTTGACACCACTTCACCCCCTCTACCAGTTACGGTAGCTTCACCTGTTGTCatggcagcagtagctcagaATGGTCTAGTCGCAGTCGCCAATGGGAAGCTGTCACCGCCCCGTTTTCCTCTGGGGGTGGTTAGCGGTAGTGTGACAGCATCAGGCTACGGGTTTGAGGCCAGTGAAGAGGACATAGATGTTGATGACAAGGTGGAAGACTTGATGAG GAGGGACAGTGCTGTGATCAAAGAAGAGATTAAGTCATTCCTGGCAAACAGGCGGATCTCCCAGGCTGTGGTCGCTCAAGTAACAG GGATCAGCCAGAGTCGGATCTCCCACTGGCTCTTGCAGCAGGGATCAGACCTCAGTGAACAGAAGAAACGAGCCTTTTTCCGCTGGTACCAACTGGAGAAGAACAACCCTG GTGCCACTCTGGCTATGCGAGCTACCCCAATACCTCTGGAGGACATGATGGACTGGCAACAAGCCCCGCCCCCATTCAGCTCGGCCCCAGGAGGCTTCCGACTGCGACGGGGGAGCAGATTCACCTGGAGGAAGGAGTGTCTGGCTGTTATGGAGAG CTACTTCAGTGATAACCAGTACCCTGATGaagcaaagagagaagagaTCGCCACTGCCTGCAATGCTGTCATTCAGAAACCAG GAAAGAAGCTCTCTGATTTGGAGAGGGTGACTTCTCTGAAAGTCTACAACTGGTTTGCCAACCGCCGTAAAGACATCAAGAGGCGCGCCAACATTG CAGCCATCTTGGAGAGTCACGGCATTGAGGTTCAGAGTCCAGGAGGACAGTCCAACAGCGATGAGGTGGATGGCAATGATTTCCCTGATCAG GGTTGTGATGTGTCCTTATTTGACAAGAGAGCTTCAGCCAGGCAGTTTGGTTTCAGTCGAGCTGATCTCTCCTCTCCAACCCAG GTTCCCACCCTGCTCCCCAGCTGGTTTTCTGCTCTCAGTAGAGGCGCCTTgtctggacagaggagcacctCTCTGATCGGCCGCTCCCTGGTGACAGGAGCAGGTGCTCAGGCAGAAGGTTTGAGATTGACTAGTGTGTCCTGGTCTCCGCCCTCCCCTTCTCTCCAGGATGAACCCACCATTAACACCGAGCTGTCCGAGCCCCAAGACCCAGTCAGCTTGGAGAAggcagctgtcaatcacagcaACCAAGTCCTAGCCAGCCAGGTAGATGGGGCAGGGTGCAGTATGGGGAGTGATATCAAAACAGAAACGCTGGAGGATGACTGA
- the LOC113174361 gene encoding homeobox-containing protein 1-like isoform X1, translating to MFQQCEEPRFTIEQIDLLQRLRRTGITQTEVLHALDTLDHLDRQHGHKLTQKPSYIPPSSSLSSSSTAAASSSLTSTATQTSFPDNQLSLSPNNNFDTTSPPLPVTVASPVVMAAVAQNGLVAVANGKLSPPRFPLGVVSGSVTASGYGFEASEEDIDVDDKVEDLMRRDSAVIKEEIKSFLANRRISQAVVAQVTGISQSRISHWLLQQGSDLSEQKKRAFFRWYQLEKNNPGATLAMRATPIPLEDMMDWQQAPPPFSSAPGGFRLRRGSRFTWRKECLAVMESYFSDNQYPDEAKREEIATACNAVIQKPGKKLSDLERVTSLKVYNWFANRRKDIKRRANIEAAILESHGIEVQSPGGQSNSDEVDGNDFPDQGCDVSLFDKRASARQFGFSRADLSSPTQVPTLLPSWFSALSRGALSGQRSTSLIGRSLVTGAGAQAEGLRLTSVSWSPPSPSLQDEPTINTELSEPQDPVSLEKAAVNHSNQVLASQVDGAGCSMGSDIKTETLEDD from the exons ATGTTCCAGCAGTGTGAGGAGCCTCGTTTTACCATCGAGCAGATTGACCTCCTCCAGAGGCTACGGAGAACAGGGATCACACAAACAGAGGTCCTCCACGCCCTGGACACTCTGGACCACCTGGACCGGCAACATGGACACAAGTTGACCCAAAAACCCTCCTACATCCCTCCCTcgtcttctttgtcttcttccagCACGGCTGCCGCCTCTTCTTCCCTGACCTCCACCGCCACTCAGACGAGCTTCCCCGACAACCAGCTCTCACTGTCACCTAATAACAACTTTGACACCACTTCACCCCCTCTACCAGTTACGGTAGCTTCACCTGTTGTCatggcagcagtagctcagaATGGTCTAGTCGCAGTCGCCAATGGGAAGCTGTCACCGCCCCGTTTTCCTCTGGGGGTGGTTAGCGGTAGTGTGACAGCATCAGGCTACGGGTTTGAGGCCAGTGAAGAGGACATAGATGTTGATGACAAGGTGGAAGACTTGATGAG GAGGGACAGTGCTGTGATCAAAGAAGAGATTAAGTCATTCCTGGCAAACAGGCGGATCTCCCAGGCTGTGGTCGCTCAAGTAACAG GGATCAGCCAGAGTCGGATCTCCCACTGGCTCTTGCAGCAGGGATCAGACCTCAGTGAACAGAAGAAACGAGCCTTTTTCCGCTGGTACCAACTGGAGAAGAACAACCCTG GTGCCACTCTGGCTATGCGAGCTACCCCAATACCTCTGGAGGACATGATGGACTGGCAACAAGCCCCGCCCCCATTCAGCTCGGCCCCAGGAGGCTTCCGACTGCGACGGGGGAGCAGATTCACCTGGAGGAAGGAGTGTCTGGCTGTTATGGAGAG CTACTTCAGTGATAACCAGTACCCTGATGaagcaaagagagaagagaTCGCCACTGCCTGCAATGCTGTCATTCAGAAACCAG GAAAGAAGCTCTCTGATTTGGAGAGGGTGACTTCTCTGAAAGTCTACAACTGGTTTGCCAACCGCCGTAAAGACATCAAGAGGCGCGCCAACATTG aaGCAGCCATCTTGGAGAGTCACGGCATTGAGGTTCAGAGTCCAGGAGGACAGTCCAACAGCGATGAGGTGGATGGCAATGATTTCCCTGATCAG GGTTGTGATGTGTCCTTATTTGACAAGAGAGCTTCAGCCAGGCAGTTTGGTTTCAGTCGAGCTGATCTCTCCTCTCCAACCCAG GTTCCCACCCTGCTCCCCAGCTGGTTTTCTGCTCTCAGTAGAGGCGCCTTgtctggacagaggagcacctCTCTGATCGGCCGCTCCCTGGTGACAGGAGCAGGTGCTCAGGCAGAAGGTTTGAGATTGACTAGTGTGTCCTGGTCTCCGCCCTCCCCTTCTCTCCAGGATGAACCCACCATTAACACCGAGCTGTCCGAGCCCCAAGACCCAGTCAGCTTGGAGAAggcagctgtcaatcacagcaACCAAGTCCTAGCCAGCCAGGTAGATGGGGCAGGGTGCAGTATGGGGAGTGATATCAAAACAGAAACGCTGGAGGATGACTGA